A single window of Nocardia higoensis DNA harbors:
- a CDS encoding NUDIX hydrolase → MTFSASTVLVLALIAAIVVAIGVWAYSTANRLDRLHVRSDQSWQALDAALARRAVVARAVAMAIAGPVSDPALGEQAKRLAGLADRAERVDRADREAVENQLSTALSAIDIGLLRPQLVAELADAEARVLIARRFHNDAVRDTLALRTRRPVRWLHLGGTAALPTYFEITERVTPAASTGLAVDTVRTSARVVLLDERDRILLMRGSDPNTPDAPFWFTIGGSVEPGESLRAAAVRELWEETGYTADPAALRGPIWRRVAVFPFDGELIRAEELFFALRVPAYEPQPGNPSSLEKRCVTTHRWCAPTDIVALEAAGEPVYPFDLDELLAEAAEVASGTSDPVVRSIR, encoded by the coding sequence ATCACCTTCTCCGCGAGCACGGTCCTCGTTCTCGCGCTCATCGCCGCGATCGTGGTCGCCATCGGCGTCTGGGCGTATTCGACCGCCAACCGGCTGGACCGGCTGCATGTGCGCTCCGACCAGTCCTGGCAGGCGCTGGACGCCGCGCTGGCCCGCCGCGCCGTGGTGGCCAGAGCGGTGGCGATGGCGATCGCCGGTCCGGTCTCCGATCCGGCCCTGGGCGAGCAAGCCAAACGCCTCGCCGGGCTGGCCGATCGGGCGGAGCGGGTCGATCGTGCCGATCGGGAGGCGGTGGAGAACCAGCTCTCGACCGCCCTGTCGGCGATCGACATCGGCCTGCTTCGCCCCCAGTTGGTCGCCGAGCTCGCCGACGCCGAGGCCAGAGTTCTCATCGCCCGCCGCTTCCACAACGACGCCGTGCGCGACACCTTGGCATTGCGCACCCGCCGCCCGGTGCGCTGGCTGCACCTGGGCGGCACCGCCGCGCTGCCGACCTACTTCGAGATCACCGAACGGGTCACCCCCGCTGCCTCGACCGGCCTCGCTGTCGACACCGTGCGTACCTCGGCGCGCGTGGTGCTGCTCGACGAACGCGACCGCATCCTGCTCATGCGCGGCAGCGACCCGAACACCCCGGACGCCCCGTTCTGGTTCACCATCGGCGGCAGTGTCGAACCGGGGGAGAGCTTGCGCGCGGCCGCGGTACGCGAGCTGTGGGAGGAGACCGGCTACACCGCCGATCCGGCCGCGTTGCGCGGTCCGATCTGGCGGCGGGTGGCGGTGTTCCCCTTCGACGGTGAGCTGATCCGCGCCGAGGAGCTGTTCTTCGCGCTGCGGGTGCCCGCCTACGAACCGCAGCCGGGCAATCCCAGCTCCCTCGAGAAACGCTGTGTCACCACCCACCGCTGGTGCGCGCCGACCGATATCGTGGCACTGGAGGCCGCGGGCGAGCCGGTCTACCCCTTCGATCTCGACGAGTTGCTCGCCGAGGCGGCCGAAGTCGCTTCGGGCACTTCCGATCCCGTGGTGCGCTCGATCCGCTGA
- a CDS encoding phosphatidylinositol mannoside acyltransferase, whose translation MSIGDRLSAAGYAAGWRLVRALPERTARRAFDWGGAQAARNGGPVQLRRNLSRVLGVTAEDVPDELIRASLRSYARYWREAFRLPIMDHVALGRSPLLPVEGIPHLEAALDRGRGIVLVLPHSGNWDMAGVWLVQNYGTFATVAERLRPESLFERFVAYRESLGFEVFALTGGEQPPFVQLAQRLRENKFVCLLGERDLTGRGVPVEFFGERTWMPAGAAKLAIETGAALMPVHCWFTLDADGVEGWGFRVDPPLDVSGGVAAATQALADRFAAGIAEHPADWHMLQPLWESDLSPERRARIAEAQARLGARGEGAIRGGRDETA comes from the coding sequence GTGAGTATCGGCGACCGGCTGAGCGCCGCCGGTTATGCCGCGGGCTGGCGATTGGTGCGGGCACTGCCCGAGCGCACCGCCCGACGCGCCTTCGACTGGGGCGGCGCGCAGGCCGCCCGCAACGGTGGCCCGGTGCAGTTGCGCCGCAATCTCTCCCGGGTACTCGGTGTCACTGCAGAGGATGTCCCCGACGAACTGATTCGCGCGAGCCTGCGCTCCTACGCGCGCTACTGGCGCGAGGCGTTCCGGCTGCCGATCATGGACCACGTCGCGCTCGGACGCTCACCGTTGCTCCCGGTGGAAGGCATCCCGCACCTGGAGGCCGCACTGGACCGCGGCCGCGGCATCGTGTTGGTGCTGCCGCATTCGGGCAACTGGGACATGGCGGGGGTGTGGCTGGTGCAGAACTACGGCACCTTCGCGACCGTGGCCGAGCGCCTGCGGCCGGAATCGCTGTTCGAGCGTTTCGTCGCCTACCGGGAGAGCCTCGGCTTCGAGGTGTTCGCCCTGACCGGCGGTGAACAGCCGCCATTCGTCCAGCTGGCGCAGCGGCTGCGTGAGAACAAGTTCGTGTGCCTGTTGGGCGAGCGCGACCTCACCGGGCGCGGGGTGCCCGTCGAGTTCTTCGGCGAGCGCACCTGGATGCCCGCCGGCGCGGCCAAGCTGGCCATCGAGACCGGTGCCGCGCTGATGCCGGTGCATTGCTGGTTCACCCTCGACGCCGACGGCGTCGAGGGCTGGGGTTTCCGCGTCGACCCGCCGCTGGACGTCTCCGGCGGTGTCGCGGCGGCCACCCAGGCGCTGGCAGACCGGTTCGCCGCCGGGATCGCCGAGCACCCGGCCGACTGGCACATGCTGCAACCGTTGTGGGAGAGCGACCTGTCGCCGGAGCGGCGGGCCAGGATCGCCGAGGCCCAAGCCCGTCTCGGCGCACGCGGTGAAGGAGCGATACGCGGGGGAAGAGACGAGACAGCATGA
- the pdxT gene encoding pyridoxal 5'-phosphate synthase glutaminase subunit PdxT: MTQTPVSAPVTDAQAAQSRPTIGVLALQGDVREHLAALESCGADAVLVRRVSELDAVDGLILPGGESTAISKLLGVFELLEPLRARLRDGLPAFGSCAGMILLASEVLDTRPDAQHLSGIDMTVRRNAFGRQVDSFETDLDFVGLDDGPVRAVFIRAPWVERAGEGVQVLATVPEGPGAGRIVAVRQGNVLATSFHPEVTGDLRVHRMFVDIVRAARRD; encoded by the coding sequence GTGACCCAGACTCCGGTTTCCGCCCCTGTCACCGACGCGCAGGCGGCGCAGTCCCGTCCGACTATCGGCGTGCTGGCCCTGCAGGGCGATGTCCGCGAGCATCTCGCCGCGCTGGAGAGCTGTGGCGCGGACGCCGTGCTGGTGCGCCGGGTGAGCGAACTGGACGCCGTGGACGGGCTGATCCTGCCGGGCGGGGAGTCCACCGCGATCAGCAAACTGCTGGGAGTCTTCGAGCTGCTGGAGCCGCTGCGCGCCCGGCTGCGCGACGGCCTGCCCGCCTTCGGCTCGTGCGCCGGGATGATCCTGCTGGCCTCGGAGGTGCTCGACACCCGCCCCGACGCCCAGCACCTGTCGGGCATCGATATGACGGTGCGCCGCAACGCTTTCGGACGGCAGGTCGACTCCTTCGAGACCGACCTGGACTTCGTCGGGCTCGACGACGGCCCGGTGCGCGCGGTGTTCATCCGGGCACCCTGGGTCGAGCGCGCGGGTGAGGGGGTGCAGGTGCTGGCTACTGTGCCCGAAGGCCCGGGCGCGGGCCGCATCGTGGCGGTGCGGCAGGGGAACGTGCTGGCGACTTCCTTCCATCCGGAAGTCACCGGCGATCTGCGGGTGCACCGGATGTTCGTCGACATCGTGCGCGCGGCGCGTCGGGACTGA
- a CDS encoding (2Fe-2S)-binding protein, whose amino-acid sequence MSTAPAIALTRPAWVRDRIAEMGASWGATAPRVAGTLWWCMVASALVEQLVAARAAGRPAPPARLEALDCEMRPDGGVERLLAQPQPDARMTAAGDADLVAALSLRETLTRVIPVVAQVSGAGMPALWAVVADAMGNRAIDAGAPRVAVGLAEQVGGTLPLPRFVVVGGRTFVRRISCCLVFEVPGAAMCTSCPKRSSDERAALLESYAAGG is encoded by the coding sequence ATGAGCACCGCACCCGCGATCGCGCTGACCCGCCCCGCCTGGGTGCGGGACCGGATCGCGGAGATGGGGGCCTCCTGGGGCGCCACCGCCCCGCGCGTGGCGGGCACGCTGTGGTGGTGCATGGTCGCCTCCGCACTCGTCGAGCAGCTGGTCGCGGCACGGGCGGCGGGGCGTCCGGCGCCGCCTGCCCGGCTCGAGGCGCTGGACTGCGAGATGCGTCCCGACGGCGGGGTCGAGCGGTTGCTCGCGCAGCCGCAACCCGACGCCCGGATGACCGCCGCCGGTGACGCCGACCTGGTCGCCGCGCTGTCCCTGCGTGAAACGCTCACCCGCGTGATCCCGGTCGTGGCGCAGGTGTCGGGCGCGGGCATGCCCGCGCTGTGGGCGGTCGTCGCCGACGCGATGGGCAATCGGGCGATCGACGCGGGCGCTCCGCGGGTCGCGGTGGGGCTGGCCGAACAGGTCGGCGGCACACTGCCGCTGCCGCGCTTCGTCGTGGTGGGCGGGCGCACCTTCGTCCGGCGCATCTCCTGTTGCCTGGTCTTCGAGGTGCCCGGCGCCGCCATGTGCACCAGCTGCCCCAAGCGCTCGTCGGACGAGCGGGCCGCCCTCTTGGAGAGCTACGCGGCCGGAGGCTGA
- a CDS encoding acyl-CoA thioesterase, whose protein sequence is MATIEEALEIERIERDIFRGASTKTQLQRTFGGQVAGQALVSAVRTVEPRYQVHSLHGYFLRPGNPQQPTVYQVERIRDGRSFCTRRVTGIQDGQAIFTMSASFHLGDTGPEHQDEMPPVASPEELGDSQQTMSPEQLWALREWEHWDIRMVPQESVVRREGVAAQQQVWFRYRQPLPDDPLFHVCTLAYMSDMTLLGSSKVTHPDEPTQNASLDHAMWFLRPFRADDWLLYDQSSPSAGFGRGLTSGRIFDRRGVLVASVVQEGLIRTLRD, encoded by the coding sequence ATGGCGACCATAGAAGAAGCGCTGGAGATCGAGCGCATCGAGCGCGACATCTTCCGTGGCGCGTCGACCAAGACCCAGCTACAGCGCACATTCGGCGGTCAAGTCGCCGGTCAGGCACTCGTGTCCGCGGTGCGCACCGTCGAGCCCCGCTACCAGGTGCATTCGCTGCACGGGTATTTCCTGCGGCCGGGCAACCCGCAGCAACCCACCGTGTACCAGGTGGAGCGGATTCGGGACGGGCGCTCGTTCTGCACCCGCCGGGTCACCGGAATCCAGGACGGCCAGGCGATCTTCACCATGTCGGCCTCTTTCCATCTCGGAGACACCGGTCCCGAACATCAGGACGAGATGCCGCCGGTCGCCTCGCCGGAGGAACTGGGCGATTCGCAGCAGACCATGAGCCCCGAACAGCTGTGGGCGCTGCGCGAATGGGAGCACTGGGACATCCGCATGGTCCCGCAGGAGTCGGTGGTGCGCCGCGAGGGCGTGGCCGCCCAGCAGCAGGTGTGGTTCCGCTACCGACAGCCGCTGCCCGACGATCCGCTGTTCCACGTCTGCACGCTGGCCTATATGAGCGATATGACGCTGCTCGGCTCGTCGAAGGTCACCCACCCCGACGAACCGACCCAGAACGCCTCGCTCGACCACGCCATGTGGTTCCTGCGCCCGTTCCGCGCCGACGACTGGCTGCTCTACGACCAGTCCTCGCCGTCGGCGGGTTTCGGTCGCGGGCTGACCTCCGGCCGCATCTTCGACCGCAGGGGCGTACTGGTCGCCTCCGTGGTGCAGGAAGGCCTGATCCGCACCTTGCGGGACTGA
- a CDS encoding TIGR02611 family protein, whose amino-acid sequence MSSATATWRRKTSRTLRHRLRAFRARVAARPTLNLAYRIGIGVVGTIVLVIGILAIPYPGPGWAMVFAGLGILATEFAWAHHALGWVRVRYRKVMAWYSARGLGVRVLGVVLTAAVVVATLWVLNTFGWFAGWIGVDEAWLRSPLQR is encoded by the coding sequence GTGAGCAGCGCAACCGCCACGTGGCGACGCAAGACCTCCAGGACGTTGCGACATCGCCTGCGCGCCTTCCGCGCCCGGGTGGCCGCTCGGCCTACGCTGAACCTCGCCTACCGGATAGGAATCGGTGTCGTCGGCACGATCGTGCTGGTCATCGGCATTCTCGCGATTCCGTATCCCGGACCGGGCTGGGCGATGGTCTTCGCCGGCCTGGGCATTCTCGCCACCGAATTCGCCTGGGCGCACCACGCGTTGGGCTGGGTGCGAGTCCGGTACCGGAAGGTGATGGCGTGGTACTCCGCGCGCGGCCTCGGCGTCCGGGTGCTGGGCGTGGTCCTCACGGCCGCCGTGGTCGTGGCCACGCTGTGGGTTCTCAATACGTTCGGATGGTTCGCCGGCTGGATCGGAGTCGATGAGGCATGGTTACGCAGTCCACTGCAGCGATGA
- a CDS encoding glycosyltransferase family 4 protein produces the protein MKIGMVCPYSFDVPGGVQAHVVELARVLIERGHQVSVLAPASEETPLPDFVVSAGRAVAIPYNGSVARLSFGPMAYARIRRWIEGNDFDVLHIHEPNAPSLSMLALKIAEGPIVATFHTSTTRSLVLSTFQGVLRPYHEKISGRIAVSELARRWQVEALGSDAVEIPNGVDVPAFARAPMLAGYPRAGGTVLFLGRYDEPRKGMQVLLDALPELVRRHPDIEILVVGRGDEQRLRREAGPNAGRLRLLGQVSDEEKASAMRSADVYVAPNLGGESFGIILIEAMAAGTPVVASELDAFRRVLRDGAAGRLVPIGDADRLAEAIDTVLTDAEQRDALVRKANQVVAEYDWPVVAEQILRVYETVTVGDARVRAAG, from the coding sequence ATGAAGATCGGCATGGTCTGCCCGTATTCGTTCGATGTTCCCGGTGGGGTGCAGGCCCATGTGGTCGAACTGGCACGGGTGCTCATCGAGCGCGGGCATCAGGTGAGCGTGCTCGCGCCTGCCTCGGAGGAGACGCCGCTGCCGGACTTCGTCGTCTCGGCGGGGCGAGCGGTCGCCATCCCCTACAACGGGTCGGTGGCGCGGCTGTCCTTCGGCCCGATGGCCTACGCCCGGATCCGGCGCTGGATCGAGGGCAACGACTTCGATGTATTGCACATCCACGAGCCGAACGCGCCGAGCCTGTCGATGCTGGCGCTGAAGATCGCCGAGGGCCCGATCGTGGCGACCTTCCACACCTCCACCACCCGGTCGCTGGTACTGAGCACCTTCCAGGGTGTGCTGCGGCCCTATCACGAGAAGATCAGCGGCCGCATCGCCGTCTCGGAACTCGCCAGGCGCTGGCAGGTGGAGGCGTTGGGCTCCGATGCCGTCGAGATCCCCAACGGCGTGGACGTGCCCGCCTTCGCCCGGGCGCCCATGCTGGCGGGCTACCCGCGCGCGGGGGGCACCGTGCTGTTCCTCGGCCGCTATGACGAGCCGCGCAAGGGCATGCAGGTGCTGCTCGATGCGCTGCCCGAGCTGGTGCGGCGACATCCCGACATCGAGATCCTGGTCGTCGGCCGCGGTGACGAGCAACGGTTGCGTCGCGAGGCCGGGCCGAACGCCGGTCGCCTGCGCTTGCTGGGGCAGGTCTCCGACGAGGAGAAGGCCTCCGCGATGCGCAGCGCCGATGTCTACGTCGCGCCGAATCTCGGCGGTGAGAGTTTCGGCATCATCCTGATCGAGGCGATGGCCGCGGGTACTCCGGTCGTCGCCTCCGAACTCGATGCCTTCCGCCGGGTGCTGCGCGACGGCGCCGCGGGCAGGCTGGTGCCGATCGGGGACGCGGACCGGCTGGCCGAAGCCATCGACACCGTGCTCACCGATGCCGAGCAGCGGGATGCGCTGGTACGCAAGGCGAATCAGGTGGTCGCCGAATACGATTGGCCCGTGGTGGCCGAACAGATCCTGCGCGTCTACGAGACCGTGACGGTCGGCGACGCGCGCGTGCGGGCCGCCGGATGA
- the pgsA gene encoding phosphatidylinositol phosphate synthase encodes MLSFFGRETFAKATAPLGRALVGTGLTPDAVTLIGTVASITAAVTLFPTGHLFWGTMLIWLFVMFDMLDGAMARARGGGTKYGAVLDATCDRIADGAIFGGLAWWAVYHEHNRWLFAATLVVLVTSQVISYAKARAEASGLSADGGLIERPDRLVIVLVGAGLTGIAGHWDIEWLTWAVHVAMWALAVLSIVTVFQRVLAVRNSPGAREIIPPAAKTATGDSR; translated from the coding sequence GTGCTCAGCTTCTTCGGCCGTGAGACCTTCGCGAAGGCGACCGCACCGCTCGGCCGGGCGCTCGTCGGCACCGGTCTCACCCCCGACGCTGTCACGCTGATCGGCACCGTCGCCTCGATCACGGCCGCGGTCACGCTGTTCCCGACAGGTCATCTGTTCTGGGGCACCATGCTGATCTGGCTGTTCGTCATGTTCGACATGCTCGACGGCGCGATGGCCAGAGCCCGTGGTGGCGGCACGAAGTACGGCGCGGTGCTCGACGCCACCTGCGACCGGATCGCCGACGGCGCCATCTTCGGCGGTCTGGCCTGGTGGGCGGTCTATCACGAGCACAACAGGTGGCTGTTCGCCGCGACGCTGGTGGTGCTGGTGACCTCGCAGGTCATCTCCTACGCGAAGGCGCGCGCCGAAGCCAGCGGCTTGTCCGCCGACGGCGGCCTGATCGAGCGCCCGGACCGGTTGGTCATCGTGCTCGTCGGCGCCGGTCTGACCGGCATCGCCGGGCACTGGGACATCGAATGGCTGACCTGGGCCGTGCACGTGGCGATGTGGGCGCTGGCGGTGCTGAGCATCGTCACGGTGTTCCAGCGCGTGCTCGCGGTGCGCAATTCGCCGGGTGCGCGCGAGATCATCCCGCCCGCCGCGAAGACCGCCACGGGAGACTCGCGATGA
- a CDS encoding HIT family protein, protein MSFADSASEDAERDITERDDTGRGGIVDVGVGEPDRLQRIWTPYRMSYITETPASRLGSTGHPFTDIPTMTDEDGLIVARGETVYAVLNLYPYNPGHMMVVPYRRVADLEELTEAESAELMAFTQRAIRVMKSVSRPVGFNVGLNLGGVAGGSLADHLHQHIVPRWGGDANFITVIGGVKMMPQLLGETRNLLAQAWKEME, encoded by the coding sequence ATGAGTTTCGCGGACAGCGCGAGCGAGGATGCCGAGCGCGACATCACCGAGCGCGACGACACCGGACGCGGCGGGATCGTCGACGTCGGCGTGGGTGAACCCGATCGGCTGCAACGGATCTGGACGCCCTACCGGATGTCCTATATCACCGAGACCCCGGCCTCGCGTCTGGGCAGCACCGGGCACCCGTTCACCGACATCCCCACGATGACCGACGAGGACGGGCTGATCGTGGCGCGCGGCGAGACGGTCTACGCGGTGCTCAACCTCTACCCGTACAACCCTGGCCACATGATGGTGGTGCCCTACCGCAGGGTCGCCGACCTCGAGGAACTCACCGAGGCCGAGAGCGCCGAGCTGATGGCGTTCACCCAGCGGGCGATCCGGGTGATGAAGAGCGTGTCGCGTCCGGTCGGTTTCAACGTGGGACTCAACCTCGGCGGGGTGGCGGGCGGCTCGCTGGCCGACCACCTGCACCAGCACATCGTCCCGCGCTGGGGTGGTGACGCGAACTTCATCACCGTCATCGGCGGGGTCAAGATGATGCCGCAGTTGCTGGGCGAGACCAGGAACCTACTCGCGCAGGCGTGGAAGGAAATGGAGTAG
- the thrS gene encoding threonine--tRNA ligase, whose translation MPRGNPPAPEHAKESAVVTTSAPLSPSTLVRVPAGTTAGAAVRDAGLPTKGPDTIVVVRDAEGALKDLSWIPEVDTEVEAVAASTEAGRSVIRHSAAHVLAQAVQQEFPEAKLGIGPPIKDGFYYDFRVERPFTPEDLAKLESRMKKIIKGAQRFSRRVVEIDEARTELANEPFKLELISDKSGIDDPEVMEVGGKELTIYDNLDPRTGEKVWGDLCRGPHIPTTKFIPAFKLTRSSAAYWRGDQNREDLQRVYGTAWESPEALEEHLHVLAEAERRDHRKLGLELDLFSFPDELGSGLPVFHPKGGIIRKELEEYSRRRHVAAGYEFVNTPHITKGHLFEVSGHLDWYRDGMFPAMHLDAEYNDDGTVRKPGQDYYVKPMNCPMHNLIFRSRGRSYRELPLRMFEFGSVYRYEKSGVVHGLTRVRGMTQDDAHIYCTKEQMHQELTNTLRFVLGLLADYGLDDFYLELSTKDPKKFVGSDEIWEEATETLSKVAHASGLELVPDPGGAAFYGPKISVQAKDALGRTWQMSTIQLDFNLPERFDLEYTASDGTKQRPVMIHRALFGSIERFFGVLTEHYAGAFPAWLSPVQVVGIPVAETFAEHLDAVIEALTDQGVRAHVDRSDDRMQKKIFNNTAQKVPFMLLAGARDVEAGAVSFRFRDGTQVNGVPVADAVATVVAWIANRENASPTAEGFEIVSAGGVG comes from the coding sequence ATGCCGCGCGGGAATCCGCCCGCCCCCGAACATGCCAAGGAGAGCGCCGTCGTGACGACCTCAGCCCCGCTCAGTCCGTCCACCCTCGTCCGGGTGCCGGCCGGGACTACGGCCGGCGCCGCGGTGCGGGACGCGGGATTGCCGACGAAGGGCCCGGACACCATCGTGGTCGTCCGCGACGCCGAAGGCGCGCTCAAGGATCTGTCCTGGATTCCCGAGGTCGACACCGAGGTCGAAGCCGTCGCCGCGTCCACCGAGGCCGGGCGCAGCGTGATCCGGCACTCGGCCGCGCATGTGCTCGCCCAGGCGGTCCAGCAGGAGTTCCCCGAGGCCAAGCTGGGCATCGGCCCGCCGATCAAGGACGGCTTCTACTACGACTTCCGGGTCGAGCGACCCTTCACCCCGGAGGATCTGGCCAAGCTGGAATCCCGGATGAAGAAGATCATCAAGGGCGCGCAGCGCTTCTCGCGCCGGGTGGTCGAGATCGACGAGGCCAGGACCGAACTGGCGAACGAGCCGTTCAAGCTGGAACTGATCAGCGACAAGTCCGGCATCGACGACCCGGAGGTCATGGAGGTCGGCGGCAAAGAGCTGACCATCTACGACAATCTCGACCCGCGCACCGGCGAGAAGGTCTGGGGTGATCTGTGCCGCGGACCGCACATCCCCACCACCAAGTTCATCCCCGCCTTCAAGCTGACCCGCAGCTCGGCCGCCTACTGGCGCGGCGACCAGAACCGTGAGGACCTGCAGCGCGTCTACGGCACCGCCTGGGAGTCGCCGGAGGCGCTGGAGGAGCACCTGCACGTGCTGGCCGAGGCCGAGCGCCGCGACCACCGCAAGCTTGGTCTGGAGCTGGATCTGTTCAGCTTCCCCGACGAGCTGGGCTCGGGCCTGCCGGTGTTCCACCCCAAGGGTGGCATCATCCGCAAGGAGCTCGAGGAGTACTCGCGCCGCAGGCACGTCGCGGCGGGCTACGAGTTCGTCAACACCCCGCACATCACCAAGGGCCACCTGTTCGAGGTCTCCGGTCACCTGGACTGGTACCGCGACGGCATGTTCCCGGCCATGCACCTGGACGCCGAGTACAACGACGACGGCACCGTGCGCAAGCCCGGCCAGGACTACTACGTCAAGCCGATGAACTGCCCGATGCACAACCTCATCTTCCGTTCGCGGGGGCGCTCCTATCGCGAGCTGCCGCTGCGGATGTTCGAGTTCGGCTCGGTGTACCGGTACGAGAAGTCCGGCGTGGTGCACGGCCTGACCCGGGTGCGCGGCATGACCCAGGACGACGCGCACATCTACTGCACCAAGGAGCAGATGCATCAGGAGCTGACGAACACGCTGCGGTTCGTGCTCGGTCTGCTCGCGGACTATGGCCTCGACGACTTCTATCTCGAGCTGTCCACCAAGGACCCGAAGAAGTTCGTCGGCTCCGACGAGATCTGGGAAGAGGCCACCGAGACCCTGTCGAAGGTCGCGCACGCCTCCGGTCTCGAGCTGGTGCCCGACCCGGGCGGCGCCGCGTTCTACGGCCCGAAGATCTCGGTGCAGGCCAAGGACGCGCTGGGCCGCACCTGGCAGATGTCGACCATCCAGCTCGACTTCAACCTGCCCGAACGGTTCGACCTCGAGTACACCGCCTCCGACGGCACCAAACAGCGGCCGGTCATGATCCACCGCGCGCTGTTCGGCTCCATCGAGCGGTTCTTCGGCGTGCTCACCGAGCACTACGCGGGCGCGTTCCCGGCGTGGTTGTCGCCGGTGCAGGTGGTGGGCATCCCGGTCGCGGAGACCTTCGCCGAGCATCTGGACGCGGTGATCGAGGCGTTGACCGATCAGGGTGTACGCGCGCACGTGGACCGCAGCGACGACCGGATGCAGAAGAAGATCTTCAACAACACCGCCCAGAAGGTCCCGTTCATGCTGCTGGCAGGGGCGCGCGATGTCGAGGCGGGCGCGGTGAGCTTCCGCTTCCGCGACGGCACCCAGGTCAACGGAGTCCCGGTCGCCGATGCCGTGGCCACTGTGGTGGCGTGGATCGCCAACCGCGAGAACGCTTCTCCGACGGCGGAGGGCTTCGAGATCGTATCGGCGGGGGGAGTCGGATGA
- the pdxS gene encoding pyridoxal 5'-phosphate synthase lyase subunit PdxS: MTEQNAVTTSDTTQTVGTARVKRGMAEMLKGGVIMDVVTPEQAKIAEDAGAVAVMALERVPADIRAQGGVSRMSDPDMIDGIISAVSIPVMAKARIGHFVEAQILQSLGVDYIDESEVLTPADYSNHIDKWQFTVPFVCGATNLGEALRRITEGAAMIRSKGEAGTGDVSNATTHMRKIRQEIRRLSSLPADELFVAAKELQAPYELVREVAETGKLPVVLFTAGGIATPADAAMMMQLGAEGVFVGSGIFKSGNPAQRAEAIVKATTFYDDPDVLAKVSRGLGEAMVGINVEEIPQPHRLAERGW, translated from the coding sequence ATGACTGAGCAGAATGCCGTGACCACGTCCGATACCACCCAGACCGTCGGCACCGCCCGCGTGAAGCGCGGCATGGCCGAGATGCTCAAGGGTGGGGTGATCATGGACGTCGTGACCCCCGAGCAAGCCAAGATCGCCGAGGACGCGGGGGCGGTCGCGGTGATGGCGCTCGAGCGGGTGCCCGCCGACATCCGGGCGCAGGGCGGTGTGTCCCGGATGAGTGATCCGGACATGATCGACGGCATCATCAGCGCCGTCTCGATCCCGGTCATGGCCAAGGCCCGCATCGGTCACTTCGTCGAGGCGCAGATCCTGCAGAGCCTCGGCGTCGACTACATCGACGAGTCCGAGGTGCTCACCCCGGCCGACTACAGCAACCACATCGACAAATGGCAGTTCACCGTGCCGTTCGTCTGTGGCGCCACCAACCTGGGAGAGGCGCTGCGTCGCATCACCGAAGGCGCGGCCATGATCCGCTCCAAGGGCGAGGCGGGTACCGGCGACGTCTCCAACGCCACCACCCACATGCGCAAGATCCGCCAGGAGATCCGCCGGCTCTCCTCGCTGCCCGCCGACGAGCTCTTCGTCGCCGCCAAGGAACTGCAGGCGCCCTACGAGCTGGTCCGCGAGGTCGCCGAGACCGGCAAGCTGCCTGTCGTGCTGTTCACCGCCGGTGGCATCGCCACCCCGGCCGACGCCGCCATGATGATGCAGCTCGGCGCCGAGGGCGTGTTCGTCGGCTCGGGCATCTTCAAGTCCGGCAACCCGGCCCAGCGCGCCGAGGCCATCGTCAAGGCCACCACCTTCTACGACGATCCGGACGTGCTGGCCAAGGTCTCGCGCGGCCTGGGCGAGGCGATGGTCGGCATCAACGTCGAGGAGATCCCGCAGCCGCACCGGCTGGCCGAACGCGGTTGGTGA